The following coding sequences lie in one Monomorium pharaonis isolate MP-MQ-018 chromosome 1, ASM1337386v2, whole genome shotgun sequence genomic window:
- the LOC118647866 gene encoding glutamate receptor 1-like, with product MRSGFYPDRLDLVDYTTPFWKSTFHLYVRPEWLFSNTWIFTLFSWQSWYYTVFLFIILSCFGYFLQKIPTDKPKHKRKGSVDFNLGDHFFYTFTIMSARGDPPEAFYNKFKILSISKSIFAWLILSAFSSNLIYRMTNRELILPFHDIDSLINNTKYVLLVFRGTSLYKTLKKTYKAWISNDSSSRIEFIEIVEDMHNKICNNMQKYAMYEVEDRYMAMNRNGCPLRAMSNYNETWITFILQKNFRYRKTFNYALLKFREVGLLDGVRDRWFNTKVENPNRKLFKMIDFNQVYLIFLLLYFGILISFIILILEKITYYYKVKNTRQYRCK from the exons GTTTCACCTTTATGTTCGACCGGAATGGTTGTTCAGTAATACGTGGATATTCACGTTATTTTCATGGCAATCATGGTATTATACAGTGTTTTTGTTTATCATTTTAAGTTGTTTTGGctattttctgcaaaaaatacCGACGGACAAACCCAAACACAAAAGAAAAGGCTCTGTAGATTTTAATCTAGgcgatcattttttttatacgttcaCTATAATGAGCGCGCGAG GTGATCCACCTGAAGCTTTTTACAACAAGTTTAAAATCTTATCAATCTCAAAGAGTATATTCGCATGGTTAATATTGTCAGCCTTTAGTTCTAATCTTATATATCGTATGACCAATAGAGAATTGATCCTGCCATTTCATGATATAGATTCTCTTATTAACAATACAAAGTACGTCTTATTGGTGTTTCGTGGCACATCACTTTACAAAACTCTTAAA aaaacttaTAAAGCCTGGATCAGCAATGATTCATCTTCACGTATAGAATTTATAGAAATCGTGGAGGATATGCATAACAAAATTTGCAAcaatatgcaaaaatatgcGATGTATGAGGTCGAAGACCGATATATGGCAATGAACAGAAATGGTTGTCCGCTCCGAGCCATGAGTAATTACAACGAGACCTGGATAACGTTCATACTTCAGAAGAACTTTCGTTACAGAAAGACCTTCAATTACGC ACTCCTCAAATTCAGAGAAGTCGGACTGTTGGATGGTGTTAGGGATCGTTGGTTTAATACCAAAGTCGAGAATCCAAATCGTAAATTGTTCAAGATGATTGATTTTAATCAAGTCTATTTGATTTTTCTATTACTGTATTTtggaatattaatatcatttataataCTCATTTTAGAAAAGATTACATACtattacaaagtaaaaaatactCGGCAATATAGATGCAAATAA